One genomic region from Papaver somniferum cultivar HN1 unplaced genomic scaffold, ASM357369v1 unplaced-scaffold_151, whole genome shotgun sequence encodes:
- the LOC113336246 gene encoding dnaJ homolog subfamily B member 14-like, with protein MGVFPNLSLKSNKEEAVRAKELAEKKMNSKDYAGAQTMITKAKKLYPSIENVSQMLIVCQVHCSAERKVHGSEPDWYDILQIEQTADEASIKKQFKNLAVQLHPDKNKFPGAEAAFKLIGQAQRLLCDPSKRSQFDITLKIVRPSHQRKPQNQPSRNDYPSKQPEIHSNPAGTGTEAQFTSMNPHQQKQQQQKNLPRHITI; from the coding sequence ATGGGTGTTTTTCCGAATTTATCATTGAAGAGCAACAAAGAAGAGGCTGTAAGAGCCAAGGAACTGgctgagaagaagatgaatagcAAGGATTATGCAGGAGCTCAAACAATGATCACTAAGGCTAAAAAACTATACCCGAGTATAGAAAATGTCAGCCAGATGCTAATTGTATGCCAAGTACATTGTTCTGCTGAGCGCAAAGTACATGGGTCAGAACCAGACTGGTATGACATCCTTCAGATTGAGCAAACTGCTGATGAAGCATCCATTAAGAAACAGTTCAAAAACCTAGCCGTCCAACTTCATCCTGATAAGAACAAGTTTCCTGGCGCAGAAGCTGCCTTTAAATTGATTGGTCAAGCACAGAGGTTGCTTTGTGACCCATCAAAACGGTCACAATTTGACATTACGCTTAAGATTGTGAGACCTAGTCATCAGAGGAAGCCTCAAAACCAGCCAAGTAGGAATGACTATCCAAGCAAACAACCTGAAATACATTCTAATCCTGCGGGTACTGGTACGGAAGCACAATTCACAAGCATGAATCCTcaccagcaaaaacagcagcagcaaaaaaatCTCCCCCGTCATATCAC